The segment CGAGTGCCGAAGGTGCCGAAATCGTAACCGTAGGTGGTGTAATCCTTTTCGTACCACCCCGCGCCGAGCCCGAGGATGAGCCGACCGCCGCTGATGTGGTCGACGGTGCGCGCCATATCGGCGAGCAGGTCGGCGTTGCGGTAGCCGACGCCGGTGACGAGCAACCCGATCTCGGCGTGTGAGGTGATCTCGCCCCACGACGCGAGCGCGGTCCACCCCTCGAAGTTGGGGACGTCGGGCTGATCGTCGAACAGGACTGGCTTACCGTCGACGAGGGCCTTCATCGCCGGGCGGTGGAAGTGGTCGTAGCCGAAGATCACGTCGACACCGAGGTCGTCGGCGGCCAGGACCGCGTCGCGCCAGGTGCGGTAATCCGGCGTGCCGCCGGGCTGGATCTGTACGGCGACACGGACGGGACGGGTCATGGATGCTCCTGATTCGGGAAGTGGCGACTCTTGAGCCAAGTTGACCGGGCACGGAGTTTATTCCGGTTATCGACGGGCGCTTGGACCTCAAGCCAAGATTTGACCGAAGCCGACGGCAGACGCGAGAGTGAGCCCATGAGGACGACCGCATACCGCCACCAGGCCGTCGTCGGCGTGGCTGTCGCCGCACTGATCACCGTGGGCTGCAGCAATGGCAGGAGCGTCGATGCGTCGGTGCCGCCGCAGGTCGGGTTGATCGCCACCTCCGAGACGGCGGCCCCGCCGGCCGAAGTGAAGCTCATCGGGGAGAGAGACGTCGAGGTGACGCTGACCGGTCCGATCGCGGCCAAGTATGCGTCGGCAACCGAGCGTCAGCGGCAGGCCCTTGGCAAGCCCCTGACAGGGGACCGCAATGCAGGAACACGGGAGAGCGGTGTGGTGTTCCAGCAGTTCCAGGGCGGCGTGATCACTGCCAAGAACGATGAGGCGGGAACACCTGGATATATCACCTGGGGCAGGATCCGGGAGGCCTGGAACGTCCCGCGCGACCCGGAGGGCGTGCCGGCAGTCACCGGCGAGAACGGCTCGGTGGGTCCACTGGGTGCGCCCACGAGCGACGAGGACACCGTAGGGGAGCTTCTCGTGACGACCTTTGAACACGGCC is part of the Mycobacterium adipatum genome and harbors:
- a CDS encoding LGFP repeat-containing protein, whose translation is MRTTAYRHQAVVGVAVAALITVGCSNGRSVDASVPPQVGLIATSETAAPPAEVKLIGERDVEVTLTGPIAAKYASATERQRQALGKPLTGDRNAGTRESGVVFQQFQGGVITAKNDEAGTPGYITWGRIREAWNVPRDPEGVPAVTGENGSVGPLGAPTSDEDTVGELLVTTFEHGQISYDPTTARVEVTVNGKAVPAGL
- a CDS encoding LLM class F420-dependent oxidoreductase, whose product is MTRPVRVAVQIQPGGTPDYRTWRDAVLAADDLGVDVIFGYDHFHRPAMKALVDGKPVLFDDQPDVPNFEGWTALASWGEITSHAEIGLLVTGVGYRNADLLADMARTVDHISGGRLILGLGAGWYEKDYTTYGYDFGTFGTRFDLFDESLIRIEKRLAALIPPPVRKLPILIGGTGPKRSLPAVARHADIWHAFADLDAFRRSSDRVDELAETFGRNGADIERSTLWVNAEGADAFRAAGVSLFQTELTADNGYDLTSLKEVLTWRDNG